A window of the Harmonia axyridis chromosome 5, icHarAxyr1.1, whole genome shotgun sequence genome harbors these coding sequences:
- the LOC123679676 gene encoding polycomb group protein Pc has translation MELGDRVYAAEKIMKKRVRKGVTEYYVKWKGWSQRHNTWEPEVNILDLRLIDLYERGLRNDPHKRGPKKKEKNIEKLKKVETEDEDRASGEESQDEGSSLPPISIASKPEDEEIPQSSEDSPKEDDLEVNENSSSSEDRPILERLEIAGTKRKAEVLSKESGKIGVTITTSSPTSPLPPPSKTPKLTIEKSVSIPIRTSNQRQSKSEEESSASSIPPSTSPAVLPATAPRSSTDKRPSPVDPALPHSAQKEPASPKPVASRTDDKTSDDKKEEGAEKIETNKQKLNGHNNNNNVSMPDSQLLTIPDSGYWLSRNPVADQVFITDVTVNLKTVTIRECKTEKGFFKERDDHSSDIV, from the exons ATGGAGTTGGGAGATCGAGTTTATGCCgccgaaaaaattatgaaaaaaagagTCCGAAAG ggtgTCACTGAGTATTATGTTAAATGGAAAGGATGGAGCCAACGACACAATACCTGGGAGCCAGAAGTGAACATTCTTGATCTTCGTTTGATAGATTTATATGAAAGGGGTTTAAGAAATGATCCTCATAAACGAGGTCCgaagaagaaagagaaaaatatagaaaaattaaagaAGGTAGAAACAGAAGATGAGGACCGCGCAAGTGGCGAAGAAAGTCAAGACGAGGGTTCTTCCTTGCCTCCAATTTCAATAGCATCAAAACCTGAAGATGAAGAAATTCCTCAAAGTTCCGAAGATAGTCCTAAAGAAGATGATCTTGAAGTTAATGAAAATAGTTCTAGCAGTGAAGATCGACCTATTTTGGAAAGGTTAGAAATTGCAGGAACCAAAAGGAAAGCCGAAGTTTTATCAAAAGAGAGTGGAAAGATAGGGGTTACTATTACAACTAGTAGCCCTACAAGTCCCTTACCTCCACCATCCAAA ACTCCGAAATTAACAATAGAGAAATCAGTCAGTATTCCAATTCGAACGTCCAATCAGAGACAATCTAAATCTGAAGAAGAATCATCAGCATCCTCAATACCACCAAGTACAAGTCCCGCAGTGCTTCCAGCTACTGCTCCTCGTTCGAGTACTGATAAAAGGCCAAGCCCTGTTGATCCGGCTTTGCCCCATTCGGCCCAAAAAGAGCCAGCTTCTCCAAAACCAGTTGCGTCTAGAACCGACGACAAAACCTCAGATGATAAAAAAGAGGAGGGTGCGGAGAAAATAGAAACCAACAAACAGAAATTAAACggccataataataataataacgtctCGATGCCAGATTCTCAACTCTTAACGATTCCAGACTCAGGTTATTGGTTGTCGAGAAATCCAGTTGCCGATCAAGTATTCATTACAGATGTAACGGTAAATCTTAAAACTGTTACCATAAGAGAATGCAAAACGGAAAAAGGTTTCTTCAAGGAAAGGGACGATCATTCTAGCGATATAgtctga